The Methanolacinia petrolearia DSM 11571 genome has a segment encoding these proteins:
- the dapF gene encoding diaminopimelate epimerase — MPDNTEDNESEAFVIPFVKIQGNGNDFILIDETDGEVIPDPMKAEFAALYCDRRFGIGADGVLFLSKSDKANIRMRIMQPDKSEAEMCGNGIRCLVKYAYDNDYITETCVVETLAGNLPVELGYNENNEFIAKIDMGKVLYECSEIPAKGGGEYLRKINGYDVYAVNTGVPHAVIFVDSVEKLSIEEIAPSIRYHESFPNGANVNFVEITGKDEISIRTYERGVESETLSCGTGSTASAAVAYKLGKTGSRVKVNTVGGPLVIYLEEDVAFMEGPAATVFTGRIWA, encoded by the coding sequence ATGCCGGATAATACTGAAGATAACGAATCAGAAGCCTTTGTAATCCCATTCGTCAAGATCCAGGGAAATGGGAACGATTTCATTCTAATCGACGAGACTGACGGGGAGGTAATTCCCGATCCTATGAAGGCCGAGTTTGCAGCTCTTTATTGTGACAGGCGGTTTGGGATCGGCGCCGACGGCGTCCTGTTTCTCTCGAAGTCGGATAAGGCGAATATCAGGATGAGGATAATGCAGCCTGACAAGAGCGAGGCCGAGATGTGCGGAAACGGTATCCGCTGTCTGGTAAAGTACGCGTATGACAACGATTACATTACGGAAACCTGCGTAGTCGAAACTCTTGCGGGAAACCTGCCCGTGGAACTCGGCTATAACGAGAATAATGAATTCATCGCGAAGATAGATATGGGAAAGGTGCTCTATGAGTGCAGCGAAATCCCGGCGAAGGGAGGGGGAGAATATCTCAGGAAGATCAACGGCTATGATGTTTATGCGGTGAATACCGGTGTCCCCCATGCAGTCATCTTCGTTGATTCGGTTGAAAAACTGTCGATCGAAGAGATTGCTCCTTCAATCAGGTATCATGAATCGTTCCCCAATGGTGCGAATGTCAATTTCGTGGAGATAACAGGGAAGGACGAGATATCGATCCGCACATATGAAAGAGGCGTTGAATCGGAGACATTGAGCTGCGGTACAGGCTCGACTGCAAGTGCAGCCGTAGCATATAAATTAGGAAAAACCGGCAGCAGGGTAAAGGTGAATACTGTCGGCGGGCCTCTTGTAATATACCTGGAAGAGGATGTTGCCTTTATGGAAGGTCCGGCGGCGACTGTTTTTACAGGCCGGATATGGGCCTGA
- the speD gene encoding S-adenosylmethionine decarboxylase — protein sequence MVKNVEAQKARDAFSEENAWGLATNVDLYGCNPDTIRDAGKIKQFVVELCDLIDMKRFGETEVVHFGPNDKVAGYSMTQLIETSLISGHFANSTNAAYIDVFSCKEYNPEDVVEYAKKFFGAKSAKSNVVLRE from the coding sequence ATGGTTAAGAATGTTGAAGCTCAGAAAGCAAGGGATGCATTCTCCGAGGAGAATGCTTGGGGTCTCGCCACAAACGTAGACCTGTACGGATGCAACCCGGATACAATAAGGGACGCAGGAAAAATAAAGCAGTTCGTTGTCGAACTTTGCGATCTTATCGATATGAAGAGATTCGGTGAGACTGAAGTTGTGCACTTCGGTCCGAATGACAAGGTTGCAGGTTATTCGATGACACAGCTGATCGAAACATCGCTGATATCAGGTCATTTCGCAAATTCGACGAATGCTGCATATATCGATGTCTTCAGCTGCAAGGAATATAATCCCGAAGACGTCGTAGAGTACGCGAAGAAATTCTTCGGCGCGAAGTCAGCAAAAAGTAATGTTGTTCTAAGGGAGTAA